A genomic window from Punica granatum isolate Tunisia-2019 chromosome 2, ASM765513v2, whole genome shotgun sequence includes:
- the LOC116197774 gene encoding glucosamine inositolphosphorylceramide transferase 1 → MGIASTPIAANSPLTSVVGAGPPGCCVFSLRCWCRWRCHDQPSNRVLSSCGVFFLGCLALFGSIGTLYAWLAFKPPYVRAGGGDGVASLGCREDSEGSWSVGVFYGDSPLALKPIETVNMWRDQTAAWPVANPVVTCASMSDAGFPSNFVADPFIYLQEDNLYLFYETKNSITMQGDIGVAKSTDKGATWEPLGIALDEDWHLSYPYVFEYQGQIYMMPESSGKGDLRIYSAVNFPLQWKLEKIIMKKPLVDAFIINHNGMYWLFGSDHTGFGARKNGQLEIWYSNSPLGPWIPHKRNPIYNTEKSVGARNGGRPFVYNGDLYRVGQDSGETYGRRVRVFKVEMLTKNEYREVEVSLGIEEPAKGRNAWNGARYHHLDAQQLPSGEWIAVMDGDRVPSGDSVLRFIFGVASVMGVAAIIILMGAIVGAVKCIIPLNWCSYGLGKKGNYNSSALWAWERDGALSSKVWWLCTRLNRAPSLLRGWVRTNTCMGKFILAVIFSVGAVLMCNGVKYIYGGNGAQEAYPLKGQHSQFTLLTMTYDARLWNLKMYVKHYSRCSSVKEIVVVWNKGIPPKLTDFDSAVPVRIRVEGKNSLNNRFKVDSLITTRAVLELDDDIMMTCDDVERGFNVWRQHPDRIVGFYPRLVAGSPLKYRAEKFARAHGGYNMILTGAAFMDLRLAFQRYWSAEAKAGRELVDEFFNCEDVLLNYLYANASSSLRTVEYVRPAWAIDTSKFSGAAISRNTQVHYGIRSKCLVRFSEMYGGLGGRKWEFNGRKDGWDL, encoded by the exons ATGGGCATCGCCTCCACCCCTATCGCGGCCAACTCGCCCCTCACCAGCGTCGTCGGCGCCGGCCCCCCCGGCTGCTGCGTCTTCAGCCTCCGGTGCTGGTGCCGGTGGAGGTGCCACGACCAGCCGTCCAATAGGGTTTTGTCGTCGTGCGGGGTCTTCTTCCTGGGTTGCCTCGCGTTGTTCGGGTCGATCGGCACGCTCTACGCCTGGCTCGCCTTCAAGCCGCCGTACGTACGTGCCGGCGGTGGCGATGGCGTGGCCTCGCTCGGTTGCCGGGAGGACAGCGAGGGGTCTTGGTCGGTTGGCGTTTTCTACGGGGATTCTCCGCTCGCCCTCAAGCCCATTGAAACT GTGAACATGTGGAGGGATCAGACTGCGGCGTGGCCAGTGGCTAACCCAGTTGTGACCTGTGCTTCTATGTCCGATGCTGGTTTCCCCAGTAACTTTGTTGCAGatccctttatttatttgcag gAAGATAATCTTTACCTCTTCTATGAAACCAAGAACTCCATAACAATGCAAGGTGACATTGGAGTTGCTAAGAGCACAGATAAAGGAGCAACATGGGAACCGTTGGGTATTGCATTGGATGAGGACTGGCATCTTTCGTATCCATATGTTTTTGAATACCAGGGACAA ATATATATGATGCCTGAAAGCAGTGGGAAGGGAGACCTTAGAATCTACAGTGCCGTCAACTTCCCCTTGCAATGGAAACTGGAAAAGATAATCATGAAGAAGCCCCTTGTTGATGCATTCATAATAAACCACAATGGAATGTACTGGCTTTTCGGGTCAGACCACACTGGTTTTGGTGCGAGGAAAAACGGCCAATTAGAAATCTGGTATAGCAACTCTCCGCTCGGTCCTTGGATACCTCACAAGCGGAACCCTATTTACAATACCGAAAAGAGTGTTGGAGCTCGTAATGGAGGCAGGCCCTTTGTCTACAATGGAGACCTCTATCGCGTGGGCCAGGACTCTGGGGAAACATATGGACGGAGAGTTCGGGTCTTCAAGGTGGAGATGCTCACTAAGAATGAATACAGAGAAGTTGAGGTCTCTTTGGGCATAGAAGAGCCCGCAAAGGGTAGGAACGCTTGGAACGGGGCTCGTTACCACCACCTCGATGCTCAGCAGCTCCCTTCAGGCGAGTGGATCGCAGTAATGGACGGTGACCGGGTTCCCTCGGGAGATTCTGTTCTTAGGTTCATCTTTGGTGTTGCTTCTGTCATGGGAGTTGCTgcaattattatcttaatgGGCGCTATTGTTGGGGCTGTGAAGTGCATTATTCCTTTGAACTGGTGCAGTTATGGTCTGggcaaaaaaggaaattacaaTAGTAGTGCCTTGTGGGCGTGGGAGCGTGATGGTGCTCTCTCCTCCAAGGTTTGGTGGCTCTGCACCCGATTGAACCGGGCCCCATCACTTCTCCGAGGCTGGGTGAGGACTAATACCTGCATGGGTAAATTCATCCTCGCCGTAATTTTCTCAGTTGGGGCAGTTTTAATGTGCAATGGTGTTAAATATATCTATGGAGGCAATGGGGCCCAGGAAGCTTACCCATTGAAAGGCCAGCACTCCCAGTTCACGCTTTTGACCATGACCTACGACGCTCGTCTCTGGAACTTGAAGATGTACGTGAAGCACTACTCGAGGTGCTCCTCCGTGAAGGAGATTGTAGTGGTGTGGAACAAGGGGATTCCGCCAAAGCTGACTGATTTTGACTCTGCGGTTCCAGTAAGGATTCGTGTTGAGGGTAAGAACTCACTGAACAACCGGTTTAAGGTGGACTCTTTGATTACGACCCGGGCGGTTCTGGAACTGGATGACGATATAATGATGACGTGCGACGATGTGGAGAGAGGGTTCAACGTGTGGCGTCAGCACCCTGATCGGATTGTCGGCTTCTACCCACGATTGGTTGCAGGCAGCCCGCTCAAGTACCGGGCAGAGAAGTTTGCGCGGGCCCACGGGGGTTACAATATGATCCTCACTGGGGCCGCCTTTATGGACTTAAGACTAGCTTTCCAGAGGTACTGGAGTGCCGAGGCGAAGGCAGGGAGGGAGCTTGTGGATGAGTTTTTCAACTGCGAGGATGTCCTGCTGAACTATCTATATGCTAATGCGAGCTCCTCCCTGAGGACTGTAGAGTACGTGAGGCCCGCGTGGGCGATTGACACGTCCAAGTTCTCAGGGGCTGCTATAAGCCGTAACACACAAGTGCATTACGGGATAAGGAGCAAGTGCCTCGTGAGGTTCTCGGAGATGTATGGGGGCCTGGGAGGACGGAAGTGGGAGTTCAACGGTAGGAAAGACGGGTGGGATTTATAG